TTCGGCTCGAACCGGGTCGCGGCCGACACCAGCGCGCCGAGCGAGGACTCGTCGGCGTGCCCGGCTCCGATGGCCGCAAGGAACGCGGCCCCAAGAGCCGTCGACTCGCTCTGGGCCGCCCGAGCGACCGGGCGACCGAGCGCATCGGCCTGGAACTGTAAGAACCAGTCGTTGCGCGCCATCCCGCCGTCCACACGCAGGAGCCCGCCTTCTCCGGTCCCCTTCTCTGCCGCGTCGATCAAATCCGCGACCTGAAACGCGACGCCCTCCAGCGCCGCGCGCCCCAAATCCGCCGCGGTCGTCGCCCGTGTCAGCCCGAAGATCACCCCGCGTGCTTCAGGAACCCAGTGCGGCGCCCCCAGGCCCACGAACCCCGGCACGAACAGCACCGGTTCCGCGGGGTTCGATTCCTTCGCGAGTTGTTCCACTTCCGCCGACGACTTGAACAGGTGAAGTCCGTCGCGGAGCCACTGCACCGCGGCCCCCGCAATGAACACGGCGCCCTCAAGGGCGTACTTGGGACGTGCGTCGGTCATCGCGGCCACGGTGGTAAGCAACTTGTGCTTCGATTGCACCGCGGTTTCGCCCGTGTGGAGCAGGTAGAACGCCCCCGTACCGTAGGTACACTTCGCCTCGCCGGGGGTGAAGCAGCCCTGCCCGAAGAGCGCGGCCTGTTGATCGCCCGCGACACCGCGGATCGGTACGCCGTCGGGGAGGAAGTCCAGCCCCTTTGTGATGCCGTACTCGGCCACGCTCGGCTTCACGTCCGGCAACGCGGCGCGAGGGACACCGAAGTAGCGGAGCAGTTCGTCGTCCCACTGCATCGTGTGGATGTTGAACAGCAGCGTGCGGCTCGCGTTGGTCGCGTCGGTGGCGTGAACCGTGCCACCCGTAAGCCGCCAGATGAGGAACGAATCGACCGTGCCGAACGCCAGTTCCCCGCGGTCCGCAACGACTTTCAGTAGCGGCGCGCGGTCGAGGAGCCACCGGAGCTTCGTGCCCGAAAAGTACGGGTCGAGCACCAGCCCGGTCTTCGCGGTCAGCATCGGCTGGTCGGCCGCGCGCTCGCGGCAGAAGTCGGTGGTGCGGCGGTCCTGCCACACGATCGCGCGGTGAACCGGGCGTCCGGTGGCCCGGTCCCACGCGACCGCCGTTTCGCGCTGGTTGGTGATCCCGATCGCGGCCACGGATTTGGCGTCACGCCCCGACCGCGCGAGCGCCTCGCGCACCGTGCGCGCGACCGAGTACCAGATGTCTTCCGGCTCGTGCTCCACCCAGCCGTCGTGCGGGTAGTGCTGTTCGATTTCCTGCTGCGCGGTGCCGAGTACGTCGAACGTTTTTGCGTCGTACACCACGGCGCGCGAACTGGTGGTACCCTGATCGATCGCGAGAATAACGGGAGAGGACATCGAACAGCTCCGGCAAAGGTCCAGTGTTCGCGGCTCATGGTATCATTGCCGAGCCGCGAGCGACACTACCAATGCCGGTTCCTCACGTTCCGTTCACCCGACCGCGCACAGGAACCGGTCCGCCTTGTTGTGATCGTGAAGCGGAACACGGTCCGGAGCCGGGATCGGTACGCGGCGCGGTGCCGGAGCGACCGGGAGCCCACTCGGGGCGGGTTTGACTCGCGCCAGACGTGACTTGGCTTCCGCGAGGCGTGCGTCAGCGTGGTCCAATAATTCTTTGCGATCGATTCCGACCTCGACACGCAGCGCGAACAGTTCGCGCTCTTCCGAGCGCTGTTTCACGAGTTCTTCGAGTCGCTCGATCAGGGCCGGTTTGTTCTCCTCGGCTTCCGCCAGTTTGATGCGCGTCTCGGTCCATTCGGCTTCTGCAATCACAAGATCGAGCTTGCTCGCGGCACCGAGCTCGAATCGCGTCCGCACGTACTCCAGAGCGCGACCCTTGGCTGCCACCGCGTCGCGCAGCGGTTGCACGACTTCGGGAGCAGGCGCCGATTTGGGCGCCTCGGATTTCGCCTTCAAATCGCTGATGGCGACCCGGAACCCACTGCGGGCGTGACTGTACCCCGCTTCGCCGATCCGGTAGCGCGACGCGGAACGAGACAGCCAGGGCGAGAACGCGGTCGTACCGCCGCGGTGAACCGGTTTACGGTTCGAGTCGAGCGCGAGTTCCGAGACGTTGCCCAACATATCAAACAGGCCGAACGGGTTGGGTTCCCTTCCGCCCACCGCGTGACTCCGATCGTCAGAGTTCGTCCTGATCCACTCGTAAGTTTCCAGTGCCGAAAATTCCGCTCCGCAATACCAGGGAGTCGTGGTCCCCGCGCGGCACGCGAACTCCCATCGCCCCTCAGACGGGACGACGTAGGTCCGGCCCTCTTTTTGACTGAGCCAGGCACAGAACGCTTGTGCGTCGGCCAGCGTCACGAACACGACCGGGTGCTTGCGTGAGGGCACATACGTCGTGTTCTTCCAGGTGTA
This region of Gemmata massiliana genomic DNA includes:
- the glpK gene encoding glycerol kinase GlpK, translated to MSSPVILAIDQGTTSSRAVVYDAKTFDVLGTAQQEIEQHYPHDGWVEHEPEDIWYSVARTVREALARSGRDAKSVAAIGITNQRETAVAWDRATGRPVHRAIVWQDRRTTDFCRERAADQPMLTAKTGLVLDPYFSGTKLRWLLDRAPLLKVVADRGELAFGTVDSFLIWRLTGGTVHATDATNASRTLLFNIHTMQWDDELLRYFGVPRAALPDVKPSVAEYGITKGLDFLPDGVPIRGVAGDQQAALFGQGCFTPGEAKCTYGTGAFYLLHTGETAVQSKHKLLTTVAAMTDARPKYALEGAVFIAGAAVQWLRDGLHLFKSSAEVEQLAKESNPAEPVLFVPGFVGLGAPHWVPEARGVIFGLTRATTAADLGRAALEGVAFQVADLIDAAEKGTGEGGLLRVDGGMARNDWFLQFQADALGRPVARAAQSESTALGAAFLAAIGAGHADESSLGALVSAATRFEPKLPAPDRAKKLREWRRAVRAVIGFYSAE